In the Juglans microcarpa x Juglans regia isolate MS1-56 chromosome 6D, Jm3101_v1.0, whole genome shotgun sequence genome, one interval contains:
- the LOC121235954 gene encoding cytochrome P450 71A9-like: MSTQIFLMLVFVFLPPFLYLLLLGQRKKPNHEAAKSRLPPGPRKLPLIGNLHQLGGMLYRSLQRLSAEYGPLMFLQLGLIPTLIVSSADMAREIFKTHDRVFSGRPVFYAAKRLSYNLSSVSFAPYGDYWREVRKIVILELLSAKRVQSFQSLRDEEVAHMLDSVSLSSGPVNLSELTLSLANNIVCRAAFGKKYDGGGSDSKSGVYQTLRETQELVGGFYIAEFFPWMGWLNKFNGQEARVEKNFRQLDEFYEKVIEEHRSPKPGNDEDLVDVLLRLQKDSNQEIPLHIDQIKAVLTDMFIAGTDTSSATIVWIMSELIRNPSVMQRVQVEVRETVKGKQQVEESDLQKLIYLKSIVKEGFRLHPPVPLLLPRETTESCTIGGFHIPANTRVFFNAKSIGEDPKYWKNPKEFRPERFLLDSSVDFKGQHFELLPFGAGRRGCPGIQFATQLIELALANLLHRFDWEMADAVRREELDMEEAVGLTMHKKVPLLLMAKPPTF; encoded by the exons ATGAGCACCCAAATTTTCTTGATGCTAGTCTTTGTTTTCCTTCCACCCTTTCTGTATTTATTATTGCTGGGGCAAAGGAAGAAGCCTAATCATGAAGCTGCAAAGAGTAGGCTCCCTCCAGGTCCTAGAAAGCTGCCTCTGATTGGGAACCTGCACCAGCTTGGTGGCATGCTATATCGATCGCTTCAGCGCCTTTCTGCTGAGTACGGACCGCTCATGTTCTTGCAACTAGGCTTGATACCAACTTTAATAGTCTCCTCAGCAGACATGGCAAGAGagatcttcaaaacccatgatcgTGTCTTTTCAGGAAGGCCAGTTTTTTACGCTGCAAAGAGACTTAGTTATAATCTCTCCTCTGTTTCATTTGCTCCCTATGGTGATTACTGGAGAGAGGTCAGGAAGATTGTGATTTTGGAGCTACTTAGTGCTAAGAGGGTCCAATCTTTTCAGTCTTTGAGGGACGAAGAGGTTGCACATATGCTTGATTCTGTATCTCTTTCTTCTGGCCCTGTCAATCTTAGTGAATTGACACTTTCGCTTGCAAATAACATCGTTTGCCGCGCGGCTTTTGGGAAGAAATATGATGGTGGAGGAAGTGACAGCAAGAGTGGAGTGTATCAGACTCTTCGTGAAACACAGGAGTTAGTGGGAGGATTCTACATAGCAGAATTCTTTCCATGGATGGGTTGGCTCAACAAGTTTAATGGTCAGGAAGCAAGGGTGGAAAAGAATTTTAGACAACTGGATGAGTTTtatgaaaaagtgattgaggAGCACCGAAGCCCTAAACCTGGAAATGATGAAGATCTTGTTGATGTACTGCTTCGACTTCAGAAGGACTCAAATCAGGAAATCCCGCTCCATATTGACCAAATTAAGGCTGTCCTCACT GACATGTTTATTGCAGGCACAGATACATCTTCAGCCACAATAGTATGGATAATGTCTGAGCTGATAAGGAACCCATCTGTAATGCAAAGAGTGCAAGTTGAGGTGAGAGAAACTGTAAAGGGAAAACAACAGGTGGAAGAAAGCGACCTTCAGAAACTCATTTACCTAAAATCAATTGTAAAGGAGGGATTTAGACTTCATCCTCCAGTCCCATTACTTCTTCCCAGGGAAACAACTGAGAGTTGCACGATTGGAGGGTTCCATATTCCAGCAAATACAAGGGTGTTTTTCAATGCCAAATCCATAGGAGAAGACCCAAAATATTGGAAGAATCCAAAAGAGTTTAGACCAGAGAGATTCTTGTTGGATAGCTCAGTGGATTTTAAAGGACAACACTTCGAGCTGTTACCATTTGGAGCTGGCCGCAGGGGTTGTCCTGGAATACAATTTGCTACCCAGCTGATTGAACTTGCACTGGCAAATCTGCTCCATCGTTTTGATTGGGAAATGGCTGATGCGGTAAGAAGGGAAGAACTGGATATGGAAGAAGCAGTTGGGCTTACAATGCACAAAAAGGTTCCTCTTCTCCTGATGGCTAAGCCACcgactttttaa
- the LOC121234275 gene encoding E3 ubiquitin-protein ligase RGLG1-like isoform X1, with the protein MIELMGGACCSRQSTAVSPSQDFEPRQLFAPAPPIYVASGASEPRRLYVEHSNIAVRHNNLEEVLEALAHAGLESSNLIVGIDFTKSNEWTGTESFNRRSLHHIGDEQNPYEQTMSIIGKALAFFNENNSIPCFGFGDATTCYQEVFSFNPDENLCNGYEEVLGRYRELVPYVQLAGPTSFAPVIEMAITVIEKSGGQYHVLLIIADGKADTLHEGKTFDAIVKASEYPLSIILVGVGDGPWDSMREFIDSIPDRVFDNFQFVNFTEIMSKNMDQPQKEAEFSRAGLIKLPSQYKQIKELNLLGVSRGMAIHRVPLPPPTYTTASFGTQEYSLWCNLILSAPTSNVDHTVCYICHDNPVDMVFGCGHQTCRYCGVGLKLCPFCRRAIETRFVLS; encoded by the exons AT GATAGAGCTGATGGGTGGGGCCTGTTGTTCACGGCAAAGTACAGCTGTTTCACCAAGCCAGGACTTTGAGCCAAGGCAGCTTTTTGCCCCTGCACCTCCAATATATGTTGCTAGTGGGGCCTCCGAGCCAAGGAGGTTATATGTGGAGCATTCAAACATAGCTGTCCGTCATAACAACCTGGAAGAG GTTCTTGAAGCATTGGCACATGCTGGCCTGGAGTCTTCCAATCTTATTGTTGGTATTGACTTCACAAAGAGCAATGAGTGGACAGG CACTGAGTCATTCAACCGGAGAAGTTTGCATCATATTGGAGATGAACAAAATCCCTATGAACAGACGATGTCTATTATTGGAAAAGCATTGGCTTTCTTTAATGAGAACAACTCGATTCCTTGTTTTGGATTTGGGGATG CAACAACATGTTACCAAGAAGTTTTCAGTTTCAATCCAGATGAGAATTTATGTAATGGATATGAAGAAGTATTGGGACGATATAGAGAATTGGTACCTTATGTACAGCTTGCAG GGCCAACATCATTTGCCCCTGTCATTGAAATGGCCATCACAGTCATTGAGAAAAGTGGTGGCCAGTATCATGTGTTACTGATAATAGCAGATGGAAAG GCAGACACACTACACGAGGGGAAAACTTTTGATGCAATAGTAAAAGCAAG TGAGTATCCTTTGTCAATTATTCTAGTTGGGGTCGGAGATGGGCCATGGGATAGCATGAGAGAATTTATTGATAGCATCCCTGATCGCGTCTTTGATAATTTCCAG tTTGTGAATTTTACAGAGATAATGTCAAAGAATATGGACCAACCCCAAAAAGAAGCAGAATTTTCTCGTGCAGGCTTGATTAAACTACCATCTCAGTATAAACAAATCAAAGAGCTTAATTTATTGGG TGTTAGTAGAGGGATGGCTATTCACAGGGTTCCTCTTCCCCCACCTACGTATACTACAGCTTCTTTCGGCACCCAAGAATATTCGCTTTGGTGCAACTTGattctgagtgcacccacttccAATGTAGATCATACG GTTTGTTACATTTGCCATGACAATCCAGTGGACATGGTCTTTGGTTGTGGACATCAG ACATGCCGTTACTGTGGAGTCGGTCTTAAGTTATGCCCCTTTTGCCGGCGTGCTATCGAGACCAGATTCGTGCTCTCTTAA
- the LOC121234275 gene encoding E3 ubiquitin-protein ligase RGLG1-like isoform X2 — translation MLYVICRIELMGGACCSRQSTAVSPSQDFEPRQLFAPAPPIYVASGASEPRRLYVEHSNIAVRHNNLEEVLEALAHAGLESSNLIVGIDFTKSNEWTGTESFNRRSLHHIGDEQNPYEQTMSIIGKALAFFNENNSIPCFGFGDATTCYQEVFSFNPDENLCNGYEEVLGRYRELVPYVQLAGPTSFAPVIEMAITVIEKSGGQYHVLLIIADGKADTLHEGKTFDAIVKASEYPLSIILVGVGDGPWDSMREFIDSIPDRVFDNFQFVNFTEIMSKNMDQPQKEAEFSRAGLIKLPSQYKQIKELNLLGVSRGMAIHRVPLPPPTYTTASFGTQEYSLWCNLILSAPTSNVDHTTCRYCGVGLKLCPFCRRAIETRFVLS, via the exons ATGCTCTATGTTATCTGCAGGATAGAGCTGATGGGTGGGGCCTGTTGTTCACGGCAAAGTACAGCTGTTTCACCAAGCCAGGACTTTGAGCCAAGGCAGCTTTTTGCCCCTGCACCTCCAATATATGTTGCTAGTGGGGCCTCCGAGCCAAGGAGGTTATATGTGGAGCATTCAAACATAGCTGTCCGTCATAACAACCTGGAAGAG GTTCTTGAAGCATTGGCACATGCTGGCCTGGAGTCTTCCAATCTTATTGTTGGTATTGACTTCACAAAGAGCAATGAGTGGACAGG CACTGAGTCATTCAACCGGAGAAGTTTGCATCATATTGGAGATGAACAAAATCCCTATGAACAGACGATGTCTATTATTGGAAAAGCATTGGCTTTCTTTAATGAGAACAACTCGATTCCTTGTTTTGGATTTGGGGATG CAACAACATGTTACCAAGAAGTTTTCAGTTTCAATCCAGATGAGAATTTATGTAATGGATATGAAGAAGTATTGGGACGATATAGAGAATTGGTACCTTATGTACAGCTTGCAG GGCCAACATCATTTGCCCCTGTCATTGAAATGGCCATCACAGTCATTGAGAAAAGTGGTGGCCAGTATCATGTGTTACTGATAATAGCAGATGGAAAG GCAGACACACTACACGAGGGGAAAACTTTTGATGCAATAGTAAAAGCAAG TGAGTATCCTTTGTCAATTATTCTAGTTGGGGTCGGAGATGGGCCATGGGATAGCATGAGAGAATTTATTGATAGCATCCCTGATCGCGTCTTTGATAATTTCCAG tTTGTGAATTTTACAGAGATAATGTCAAAGAATATGGACCAACCCCAAAAAGAAGCAGAATTTTCTCGTGCAGGCTTGATTAAACTACCATCTCAGTATAAACAAATCAAAGAGCTTAATTTATTGGG TGTTAGTAGAGGGATGGCTATTCACAGGGTTCCTCTTCCCCCACCTACGTATACTACAGCTTCTTTCGGCACCCAAGAATATTCGCTTTGGTGCAACTTGattctgagtgcacccacttccAATGTAGATCATACG ACATGCCGTTACTGTGGAGTCGGTCTTAAGTTATGCCCCTTTTGCCGGCGTGCTATCGAGACCAGATTCGTGCTCTCTTAA
- the LOC121234547 gene encoding aldehyde oxidase GLOX-like, whose translation MADQKHQYSLSFKSLLLAAFLLWIPDVGFSAAAVGSPVRGQGQWQLLLNNTGVVAMHMALTHQNTVLMFDQTGSGPTGYRLRHRYNGRRCTRSKNDFQDSSCYAHTVEYDIFQNKISPLTLYTDPWGSSGSFLSNGTLLQTGGFGHGSRSIRYFRPCQDRKCDWKESRRRLSNERWYASNQRLPGHDRVIVLGGTRVFTYEFVPKRSDGEGAFDLPFLHQTYDPDSTGGNNLYPFLHLSSDGNLFIFANRDSILFNLRRNRVVKTFPQIPGAGSRNYPSSGSSVILPLDHRDDFQKVEVMVCGGAASGAYKAAGEGRYLEGLSSCGRMVITGNKHKWNMENMPGPRLLNDMLILPTGDILIINGAQSGCGGSNNARNASLQPYLYKPNSRLGRRFSVLKSTKIARMYHSTAIVLPDGRILVGGSNPNNRYASRNVAYPTELRLQAFVPQYMGREYHNYRPINVTIHYGDHGEDGVKYGREFRVGFSLGTKPSNGVEFNVYAPPVTTHSISMNQRMLKLKCRSMVRAKDGRMDAIVEAPPSPNVAPPGYFMLTVVNGGIPSISQWVRFTDT comes from the coding sequence ATGGCTGACCAAAAACACCAGTACTCTCTTTCTTTCAAATCTTTGCTTCTTGCAGCGTTTTTGTTATGGATCCCTGATGTTGGATTTAGTGCTGCGGCTGTAGGGTCGCCAGTTAGGGGCCAGGGCCAATGGCAGCTCCTCCTAAACAACACCGGAGTGGTGGCAATGCACATGGCATTGACACACCAGAACACTGTCTTGATGTTTGATCAAACAGGATCAGGCCCGACTGGGTACCGTCTCCGGCATCGTTACAACGGGAGAAGGTGCACTCGATCCAAGAATGATTTTCAAGATTCCTCATGCTATGCTCACACTGTCGAGTACGATATTTTCCAGAACAAAATTAGTCCTCTAACGCTTTACACTGATCCCTGGGGCTCTTCTGGTTCTTTCTTGAGCAATGGAACACTCCTACAAACAGGTGGATTTGGTCATGGTTCTCGAAGTATCCGATACTTTAGGCCATGCCAGGATAGGAAATGTGATTGGAAAGAATCGAGGAGAAGATTATCCAATGAGCGCTGGTATGCTTCGAATCAGAGACTCCCTGGGCATGACAGGGTCATTGTCTTGGGTGGAACAAGAGTTTTTACATATGAATTTGTACCAAAAAGGTCAGATGGAGAAGGAGCTTTTGATCTTCCTTTCTTGCACCAGACTTATGATCCTGATAGTACAGGTGGGAACAACCTCTACCCCTTCCTTCATCTTTCTTCTGATGGCAATCTGTTCATTTTTGCAAACCGGGATTCTATCCTTTTCAATCTTAGAAGAAATAGGGTGGTCAAGACCTTCCCTCAGATTCCCGGGGCCGGGTCGAGGAACTACCCGAGCTCTGGATCCTCGGTGATTCTTCCATTAGACCACAGAGACGATTTCCAGAAGGTGGAAGTAATGGTGTGTGGAGGTGCAGCTTCAGGAGCTTACAAAGCAGCTGGTGAAGGAAGATACTTGGAAGGGCTGAGCTCTTGTGGAAGAATGGTGATCACAGGGAACAAACACAAGTGGAACATGGAAAATATGCCTGGACCCCGTCTCCTAAACGACATGCTGATCCTCCCCACTGGAGATATCTTGATCATCAATGGAGCACAGAGTGGTTGCGGTGGATCCAACAATGCAAGGAATGCTTCTCTCCAACCTTACCTCTACAAACCAAACTCAAGACTAGGCAGAAGATTCTCAGTCCTAAAGTCCACCAAAATAGCCAGAATGTATCACTCAACCGCCATTGTTTTACCTGATGGAAGAATCTTAGTTGGTGGAAGTAACCCTAACAACAGGTACGCTTCCAGAAACGTGGCCTACCCAACTGAGCTTAGGTTACAAGCATTTGTTCCCCAGTACATGGGTCGGGAATATCATAATTACAGGCCGATCAACGTGACAATACACTATGGAGATCACGGTGAGGATGGTGTTAAATATGGAAGAGAGTTTAGAGTTGGGTTTTCGTTGGGAACGAAGCCAAGCAATGGAGTGGAGTTCAATGTTTATGCACCACCCGTCACAACACATTCCATCTCAATGAACCAGAGGATGCTAAAGCTGAAGTGTAGGAGCATGGTGAGGGCTAAAGATGGAAGGATGGATGCGATTGTGGAGGCACCTCCATCTCCGAATGTTGCACCCCCTGGTTATTTCATGCTCACTGTAGTGAATGGAGGAATTCCTAGCATATCTCAATGGGTGAGGTTCACAGACACTTAA